From the genome of Candidatus Methylopumilus rimovensis, one region includes:
- a CDS encoding M17 family metallopeptidase produces the protein MAIQIVQKRGLATEKNIKGSHHLFVLDSATLKTFPFHKELDRKLKRTHKKRESLAKSPVTMETQNGHLLSFVLLDKKNNTFQRHTAIRKALQPLLSENPDMFTIAVLGSEDLKELNARAAIYVALMNSQTLPSRKKENLKKNIKSIELFGIEIKDKFIEEVAIVSGNTLTRELTMLPPNELTPSIYRTKIKSLAKSNGWKMEEFDMTKLKKMGAGSFVAVGQGSEPQDAAIVHLTYKPKHIKKTIAVIGKGICFDTGGHNLKPARYMHGMHEDMNGSAVSLGILLTATLLKLPIQIDCWLAIAQNHIGPKAYKQNDVVKSLNGTTIEIIHTDAEGRMVLADTLTLASRLKPDMMMDFATLTGSMATALGDRYSGVISNRAELSCLAVGAGSDSGERIAAFPFDEDYEEDLESGIADIKQCTLEGGADHIHAARFLNRFIEKNVPWLHTDLSSSNRKGGLGAALSEVNGFGVNFGIQVLKKYLQK, from the coding sequence ATGGCGATTCAAATTGTACAAAAAAGAGGTTTAGCGACAGAAAAAAACATCAAAGGGAGTCATCATCTTTTTGTGTTGGATAGCGCAACCTTAAAAACATTTCCGTTTCATAAGGAGCTTGATCGGAAACTCAAGCGTACCCATAAAAAAAGGGAGAGCTTGGCTAAATCACCTGTCACTATGGAGACTCAGAACGGGCATTTGTTAAGTTTTGTACTTTTAGATAAAAAAAATAATACGTTTCAACGCCACACTGCAATACGAAAAGCACTGCAACCTTTACTTTCAGAAAACCCTGACATGTTCACCATCGCAGTATTGGGTAGCGAAGATTTAAAAGAGCTCAATGCGCGCGCTGCTATTTATGTGGCACTCATGAATAGTCAAACCTTACCGAGTCGAAAGAAAGAAAATCTTAAAAAAAATATCAAATCAATTGAATTATTTGGGATTGAGATAAAAGACAAATTCATTGAAGAAGTCGCGATTGTCAGTGGCAATACTTTGACACGTGAACTCACCATGTTGCCACCCAATGAGCTCACACCTTCCATATACCGCACAAAAATTAAATCACTCGCAAAATCAAACGGCTGGAAAATGGAAGAGTTTGATATGACGAAATTAAAAAAGATGGGCGCAGGTTCTTTTGTGGCGGTAGGCCAAGGCTCTGAGCCGCAAGATGCAGCGATTGTGCATCTTACATACAAACCTAAGCACATTAAAAAAACGATTGCAGTTATTGGTAAAGGTATTTGTTTTGACACAGGCGGACATAATCTAAAACCTGCACGCTATATGCATGGCATGCACGAAGACATGAATGGTTCCGCAGTCTCTCTTGGTATTTTATTAACTGCAACTCTTTTAAAATTACCTATTCAAATTGATTGCTGGTTAGCGATTGCACAAAATCATATTGGACCTAAAGCTTATAAACAAAATGATGTGGTGAAATCTCTTAATGGTACTACCATTGAAATTATTCATACCGATGCAGAAGGGCGTATGGTCTTAGCAGATACACTAACCTTAGCATCTCGATTGAAACCTGACATGATGATGGACTTTGCAACACTCACCGGAAGTATGGCAACAGCATTGGGTGATCGTTACAGTGGCGTCATTTCAAATCGCGCTGAGTTATCTTGTTTGGCCGTCGGTGCTGGCAGTGATTCAGGCGAACGTATTGCTGCATTTCCATTCGATGAAGATTATGAAGAAGATTTGGAAAGCGGTATTGCTGATATCAAACAATGCACGCTTGAAGGTGGTGCAGATCACATTCATGCCGCACGTTTCTTAAATCGTTTTATTGAAAAAAATGTACCGTGGCTACATACTGATCTTTCATCAAGCAATCGAAAGGGTGGTCTTGGTGCCGCATTAAGTGAAGTGAATGGATTTGGTGTCAATTTTGGTATTCAAGTTTTGAAAAAATATTTACAGAAGTAA
- a CDS encoding outer membrane beta-barrel protein has protein sequence MTYSIVTIIDTEGMPQKQRDSVVSFCAAIFLIFTLPSHADIDKESLKSSSNLKLSGYLESYYVNPRHNDGDLPNYVYSYQQTEQLNINLGLIQAKYSSDAVRANLGIASGTFMRANYAKESGVLNNLYQANIGFRLSDHQQWWLDMGVLPSHIGLETAKGNENWALTRSLMADNTPYFETGAKLSFTSQDQRWTVAGLVLNGWQRIRRQADNTLPAIGHLISYQSPSGILINSSSFIGSDTPDHDRKMRYFHHFNMQIPMTEQLQMQLAWDIGAEQAEKSSSRYYVWHAPLIQARYQWNPEWSMTARLEAYQDPKEVMIQRVGDRGFRASAFSSNIDFRPNTSIMYRIELKKINVSGDDSYEATHQSHDNLLLTTLLALEF, from the coding sequence GTGACTTACAGTATTGTCACGATTATAGATACTGAAGGTATGCCTCAAAAACAAAGAGATTCTGTAGTAAGTTTTTGTGCAGCCATATTTCTTATTTTTACCCTACCGAGTCATGCAGATATTGATAAAGAATCACTTAAATCCTCGTCTAACTTAAAGTTAAGTGGTTATCTAGAGAGCTATTATGTGAATCCCCGTCACAATGATGGCGATCTTCCAAACTATGTCTATAGCTATCAGCAAACAGAGCAGTTAAATATCAATCTGGGTCTCATCCAAGCCAAGTATTCAAGTGACGCCGTTCGTGCCAACTTAGGTATCGCTTCTGGTACTTTTATGCGCGCCAACTATGCTAAAGAGTCTGGCGTACTCAACAATTTATATCAGGCTAATATTGGTTTTCGTTTGTCCGATCATCAACAATGGTGGCTTGATATGGGTGTTCTTCCCTCACATATTGGTTTAGAAACTGCGAAAGGCAATGAGAATTGGGCCCTTACGCGTAGCTTGATGGCAGACAATACGCCTTACTTTGAAACCGGGGCTAAATTAAGTTTTACCAGTCAAGACCAGCGTTGGACTGTCGCTGGTTTAGTGCTGAATGGGTGGCAAAGAATCCGTCGCCAAGCTGATAACACTTTGCCTGCTATCGGACATTTAATTAGTTATCAGTCCCCCTCAGGCATATTGATTAACAGCAGTTCTTTTATTGGCAGTGACACGCCCGATCATGATAGAAAAATGCGCTACTTTCATCATTTCAATATGCAAATTCCTATGACCGAACAATTACAAATGCAATTGGCTTGGGATATTGGCGCCGAGCAAGCAGAAAAGTCGAGTAGTCGCTATTACGTTTGGCACGCTCCATTGATTCAGGCGCGATATCAATGGAATCCGGAGTGGTCAATGACAGCAAGACTTGAAGCCTATCAGGATCCTAAGGAAGTCATGATTCAAAGAGTTGGCGATCGTGGCTTTAGGGCGAGCGCTTTCTCTAGCAATATAGATTTTCGTCCGAATACATCCATCATGTATCGCATTGAGTTAAAAAAGATTAATGTTTCAGGCGATGATTCATATGAAGCTACACATCAGTCTCATGATAATTTGCTACTCACCACATTGCTCGCTTTGGAATTTTGA
- a CDS encoding ribonuclease H-like YkuK family protein: MKKINLEEVRNFIEAQTIASKIYIGCDSERIRIGKDWYADYVMAIVVHINGNNGCKIFGEVVRERDYDQKQNKPRYRLMNEVYKVSDLYLKLADILEERTVEVHLDINPDEMFGSNCVINEAIGYIRGTCNVIPMVKPNAFAASYAAGKFKTLESLKVAV; encoded by the coding sequence ATGAAAAAAATAAATTTAGAAGAAGTGCGAAATTTTATTGAGGCGCAAACCATAGCGTCAAAAATTTATATTGGCTGCGATTCTGAAAGAATTAGAATTGGAAAAGATTGGTATGCAGATTATGTGATGGCTATTGTGGTTCATATCAATGGAAATAATGGATGCAAAATTTTTGGTGAGGTAGTTCGAGAGAGGGACTATGATCAAAAACAAAATAAACCGCGCTATCGTTTAATGAACGAGGTGTATAAGGTATCGGACTTGTACCTTAAATTAGCAGATATATTAGAAGAAAGAACTGTTGAAGTTCATCTCGATATTAATCCAGATGAGATGTTTGGATCTAATTGTGTGATCAATGAGGCCATTGGTTATATTCGTGGCACATGTAATGTCATTCCCATGGTCAAACCGAATGCATTTGCAGCCTCTTATGCTGCAGGAAAATTTAAAACGCTTGAAAGCTTAAAGGTCGCTGTCTAG
- the ylqF gene encoding ribosome biogenesis GTPase YlqF, whose protein sequence is MSIQWFPGHMVAAQKKAAETMEFTDVVIEVLDARIPGASQNPMIKELGAARQRAHLKILNKSDLADPKITEQWIQYFNKMPHTKAMAISCKKVNEPKKILNICKTLAPHRGDPIKPLRMMIMGVPNVGKSTLMNAILNRRIAKVGDEPAITKQQQRHQINDHMILVDTPGMMWPKIRHPSDGDLLAANNNIGKNAYYEEEVAEKLGHIILEAYPALIKTRYKLEDLKMDAIQLLEWIAKKKGFPLKNHGADLERAASTLLNDYRQGLLGRMSLETPASRMLMMSRQTLPQEEALDSDL, encoded by the coding sequence ATGAGTATTCAGTGGTTCCCAGGACACATGGTGGCAGCGCAAAAAAAAGCGGCCGAAACCATGGAATTTACCGATGTGGTCATCGAAGTATTAGATGCCAGAATCCCTGGTGCGTCTCAAAACCCCATGATTAAAGAGCTTGGTGCTGCGCGCCAACGTGCTCATCTTAAGATACTCAATAAATCTGACTTAGCGGATCCAAAGATTACCGAGCAATGGATTCAATATTTCAATAAGATGCCGCATACAAAAGCGATGGCGATCTCATGCAAAAAAGTGAATGAGCCCAAAAAAATTCTTAACATTTGTAAAACATTGGCACCCCACCGAGGCGATCCAATTAAACCCCTTCGTATGATGATTATGGGTGTGCCTAACGTTGGGAAATCAACCCTCATGAACGCAATTCTGAATCGTCGCATTGCGAAAGTCGGTGATGAGCCCGCCATCACTAAACAACAGCAACGTCATCAAATCAATGATCACATGATTTTGGTCGATACCCCGGGCATGATGTGGCCCAAAATTCGCCATCCCTCGGATGGTGATTTATTAGCTGCCAATAACAATATAGGTAAGAATGCCTATTACGAAGAAGAGGTCGCTGAAAAATTAGGCCACATCATTCTCGAAGCCTATCCAGCATTGATTAAAACGCGCTACAAACTCGAAGATTTAAAAATGGATGCTATTCAACTTTTAGAATGGATCGCCAAGAAAAAAGGGTTCCCCCTTAAAAATCATGGTGCAGATTTAGAAAGAGCCGCCTCGACTTTATTGAATGATTATCGGCAAGGTTTATTAGGTCGTATGAGTTTAGAAACACCTGCATCCAGAATGCTCATGATGAGTCGCCAGACATTGCCTCAAGAAGAAGCGCTAGACAGCGACCTTTAA
- a CDS encoding class I SAM-dependent methyltransferase, which translates to MEDLKDIKPQQSIELLKALHILTRDGRMNQDSRRKLKQVYHLYQLIEPYLEKALAMNPHFTLVDHGAGKSYLGFILYDLFLKEKGGELYAIEHRSELIEKALALAKTLKFDRMHFFASDIKNSLEDSSLPNKVDIVTALHACDTATDDAIYFGLKKEAQYMVLIPCCQAEVSKTLRSEKSDQLKYTLSELWRHPIHTREFGSHLTNVLRCLLLEGMGYKVTVTELVGWEHSMKNELILAENIHQPKKIALDRLEEILATCHLESLKSRFLPII; encoded by the coding sequence ATGGAAGATTTAAAAGACATCAAACCCCAACAATCCATTGAGCTGCTTAAAGCGCTTCATATTCTGACGCGCGATGGGCGAATGAATCAGGATTCAAGGCGGAAATTAAAACAGGTTTATCATCTCTACCAATTGATCGAGCCTTATTTAGAAAAAGCACTAGCGATGAATCCTCACTTTACTTTAGTGGATCATGGCGCCGGGAAGTCTTATTTAGGCTTTATTTTGTATGATCTTTTTTTAAAAGAAAAAGGTGGCGAGCTTTATGCCATCGAGCATCGATCTGAGTTGATTGAGAAAGCGCTTGCATTAGCAAAAACTTTAAAATTTGATCGTATGCATTTTTTTGCATCCGATATAAAAAATTCATTAGAAGATTCGAGCCTTCCCAATAAGGTAGACATAGTCACAGCACTTCATGCATGTGACACGGCCACCGATGACGCTATTTATTTTGGACTTAAAAAAGAAGCACAATATATGGTGCTCATTCCCTGTTGCCAAGCAGAAGTATCAAAAACGTTGCGATCAGAAAAATCAGATCAATTAAAATATACATTATCCGAATTATGGCGACATCCCATTCATACGAGAGAGTTTGGAAGTCATCTCACTAATGTATTAAGATGCTTATTGTTGGAAGGTATGGGTTATAAAGTGACGGTCACTGAGCTAGTCGGTTGGGAACATTCCATGAAAAATGAGCTCATCTTGGCTGAAAATATCCATCAACCTAAAAAAATTGCATTGGATCGGTTAGAAGAAATTTTAGCAACATGTCATCTAGAATCTTTGAAGTCTAGATTTTTACCCATCATTTAA
- the hrpA gene encoding ATP-dependent RNA helicase HrpA codes for MNVTSNKQDKNLAIEASRQARFESLSSIEFPEVLPVSQRIKEIHEAILKHQVVILCGETGSGKTTQLPKICLKLGRGIKGLIGHTQPRRIAARSVASRIALELKVPLGDAVGFKIRFADKVSPQTLIKVMTDGVLLAETQTDPDLKQYDTIIIDEAHERSLNIDFLLGYLKQLTFRRRDLKIIITSATIDVESFSKHFNDAPIIEVSGRTYPVEIRYRPLEVKDEDDQEEKIEEAILDVVKDFSKVGGDTLIFLPGEREIRDVSDFLKAKLPPHYEVLPLFARLSHDEQQKIFRGSNGRRIILSTNVAETSLTVPGIKYVIDPGIARVNRYSTRNKVEQLQIEKISQASAKQRSGRCGRVSDGICVRLYSEEDFNARPLFLDPEIYRSSLASVILKMASLHLGDVSQFPFIQPPSRRFIQDGYLLLQELGAVNDHYELTTIGRDLAKLPMDPRLGRMLLQAKKENALSELLIIVSALSIQDPRERPLDKKAESEAAQVRFFDEKSDFISYLKLWTFFDEAIQKKTSQNQLRKLCHAHFLSYLRMREWRDLYEQIRDLLSEMHFKINEMPANYMQIHRSILSGLLGNIGTKALEDDSYLGARNIHFHLSPGSNIKRRKSKWVMAADLVDTTKLYARTAAEIDVTWIESLSHHLVEHHHTDPYWDTKLARVNAHERISLYGLTIVPKRNVHFGPINPEIAREIFIRQGLVQGGYVSKGLFWKHNQDLISEVELLEHKARRLDVLVNEEDLFQFYDTKIPQGIINGDGFEDWRREIEVKEPKALFLTKALLMKRDANEITEVQYPETLDLDGVMIPLKYRFEPGHMDDGVTAMISEIDFHQLDLNRLQWLVPGMIREKLNCIFKSLPKNIRTQLLPLADSVTEFLTQYKTYHHLFQSISDFILKKTKEPYMIDQDDIESLPRHCFMNIEVINQKNEIIIQGRDLNLLKNSVKPQVHVKKNEKTNTIERFNLKRWDFDALPNTIDLNAHQKDYKGFVGLSDDDESVSIRVFVSEEEMKQSHRQGVLRLLSYELKPQLKQLEKELNQLKEAQLYLRDMIEPDELRSDVIEMVLDSALSHEEVMPRHASDFLSLVKNMKHVLPQTMKAMLDTIHLSASYYHQLKELLNKLTPIQKRSESIFINRMHFLIHNEFILTTPSHVFSHLPRYLKALMIRIEKYASRVDKDALLQKDIDRIHQLLDARLKPYTSKKMTPPKALKDFQWQIEELHVSLFAQDLKTAYPVSLKRLEKALDDIPYYA; via the coding sequence GTGAATGTAACATCAAATAAGCAAGATAAAAATTTAGCGATAGAAGCATCAAGACAGGCTCGATTCGAGAGCCTGTCATCCATAGAGTTTCCAGAAGTACTTCCCGTTTCACAAAGAATCAAAGAGATTCATGAGGCGATTCTAAAACATCAGGTTGTGATTCTCTGTGGTGAAACAGGTTCAGGTAAAACCACACAACTCCCTAAGATATGCTTGAAGCTGGGCCGTGGTATTAAAGGCCTCATTGGGCATACACAACCAAGACGTATCGCTGCAAGATCGGTGGCCTCTCGTATTGCATTAGAACTTAAAGTACCCTTAGGTGATGCGGTAGGTTTTAAGATTCGATTTGCAGATAAAGTGTCTCCACAAACACTCATTAAAGTCATGACCGATGGTGTTCTCTTGGCAGAGACACAAACCGATCCTGATCTAAAACAATACGACACCATTATTATTGATGAGGCGCATGAGCGGAGTCTTAATATTGATTTTCTTTTAGGCTATTTAAAGCAACTCACCTTTAGACGGCGAGATTTAAAAATTATTATTACCAGTGCCACGATTGATGTGGAGAGTTTTTCAAAACACTTTAATGACGCACCTATTATTGAAGTATCAGGGCGCACATATCCTGTTGAAATTCGTTATCGACCTTTGGAAGTCAAAGATGAAGATGATCAAGAAGAAAAAATTGAAGAGGCCATTCTTGATGTCGTGAAAGATTTTTCAAAAGTAGGTGGCGATACACTAATTTTTTTACCCGGTGAGAGAGAAATTAGAGATGTGTCTGATTTCTTGAAAGCTAAATTACCACCGCATTATGAAGTACTCCCTCTTTTTGCAAGACTCTCTCATGATGAACAACAAAAAATATTTAGAGGTTCGAACGGCCGACGTATTATTTTGTCAACGAATGTCGCTGAGACATCCCTCACGGTGCCTGGTATTAAATATGTGATCGATCCTGGTATTGCGAGAGTGAATCGCTATAGCACCAGAAACAAAGTGGAACAATTGCAGATTGAGAAGATTTCTCAAGCGTCAGCCAAGCAGCGAAGTGGTCGATGCGGACGTGTATCGGATGGTATTTGCGTGAGACTTTATTCCGAAGAGGATTTTAATGCGAGACCTTTATTCTTAGACCCTGAAATTTATCGATCATCATTAGCCTCTGTCATTTTAAAAATGGCATCACTTCATTTAGGCGATGTATCACAGTTCCCTTTTATACAACCGCCTAGTCGCCGATTTATTCAGGATGGTTATTTGTTATTGCAAGAATTAGGTGCTGTGAATGACCACTATGAATTAACGACGATCGGTCGAGATTTAGCGAAGCTCCCGATGGATCCCAGATTAGGTCGCATGCTTCTTCAGGCTAAAAAAGAAAATGCATTGTCTGAACTTCTTATTATTGTGAGTGCTTTAAGTATTCAAGATCCAAGGGAGCGACCTTTGGATAAAAAAGCTGAAAGCGAAGCGGCGCAAGTTAGATTCTTTGATGAAAAATCTGATTTTATTTCTTACTTAAAACTCTGGACATTTTTTGATGAAGCAATTCAGAAGAAGACTTCACAAAATCAATTAAGAAAATTGTGCCATGCCCATTTCTTATCTTACTTAAGGATGCGTGAGTGGCGAGATCTCTATGAACAAATTCGTGATCTCCTATCAGAGATGCATTTTAAAATAAATGAGATGCCAGCCAATTATATGCAGATTCATCGCTCTATATTATCTGGCCTTTTAGGTAATATCGGCACAAAAGCACTCGAAGACGATTCTTATTTGGGTGCTAGAAATATTCATTTTCACTTATCGCCTGGGTCTAATATTAAAAGAAGAAAATCCAAATGGGTCATGGCAGCAGATCTTGTCGATACCACAAAACTATATGCGAGAACAGCAGCCGAAATTGATGTGACATGGATTGAATCCTTAAGTCACCATTTAGTAGAACATCATCATACCGATCCTTATTGGGACACTAAATTAGCGCGTGTGAATGCCCACGAAAGAATTTCGCTTTATGGGCTCACGATTGTGCCTAAAAGGAATGTGCACTTTGGCCCCATCAATCCTGAAATTGCGCGCGAGATATTCATTAGACAAGGTTTAGTCCAAGGCGGCTATGTCTCAAAAGGATTATTTTGGAAACATAACCAAGATTTAATCAGTGAGGTTGAGCTTCTAGAACATAAAGCAAGACGTCTTGATGTATTAGTCAATGAAGAAGATCTCTTTCAGTTTTATGATACAAAAATTCCGCAAGGGATTATCAATGGTGATGGTTTTGAGGATTGGCGTCGCGAGATTGAGGTCAAAGAGCCTAAGGCTTTATTCCTCACAAAAGCACTCCTTATGAAAAGGGATGCGAATGAGATTACAGAAGTTCAATACCCTGAAACTTTAGATTTGGATGGCGTCATGATCCCACTCAAATATCGTTTTGAGCCAGGCCATATGGACGACGGCGTGACAGCTATGATTTCTGAAATTGATTTTCATCAATTAGACTTAAATAGATTGCAGTGGTTAGTACCTGGCATGATTCGTGAAAAATTGAATTGTATTTTTAAGTCACTACCTAAAAATATTCGTACACAACTTTTGCCACTTGCGGATAGCGTGACAGAATTCCTAACGCAATACAAAACGTATCATCATTTATTTCAATCGATCAGTGATTTTATTCTAAAAAAAACGAAAGAGCCGTACATGATCGATCAAGATGACATTGAAAGTCTACCTCGTCATTGTTTTATGAACATTGAAGTCATAAATCAAAAAAATGAGATCATCATTCAAGGGCGTGATTTAAATCTTCTAAAAAATTCAGTGAAGCCTCAGGTGCATGTTAAAAAGAATGAGAAAACGAATACTATCGAGCGATTCAATTTAAAAAGGTGGGATTTTGATGCGTTACCGAACACGATCGATTTAAATGCGCATCAAAAGGATTACAAAGGTTTTGTAGGGTTATCGGATGATGATGAGTCGGTATCGATTCGTGTCTTTGTATCAGAAGAAGAGATGAAGCAATCACATCGTCAAGGGGTGTTGAGATTATTAAGTTATGAATTAAAGCCACAACTCAAGCAACTTGAAAAAGAATTAAATCAGCTGAAAGAAGCACAGCTTTATCTAAGAGATATGATTGAGCCTGATGAGTTAAGAAGTGATGTGATTGAAATGGTTTTAGATTCGGCCTTAAGCCATGAGGAGGTTATGCCTCGACATGCGAGCGATTTTTTATCGCTTGTAAAAAACATGAAACATGTTTTGCCGCAAACCATGAAGGCTATGTTAGATACCATTCATTTAAGTGCGTCATATTATCATCAGTTAAAAGAGCTACTAAATAAACTTACCCCGATACAAAAAAGATCAGAATCCATTTTTATTAATCGTATGCATTTTTTAATACATAATGAATTTATTTTAACGACTCCCTCCCATGTGTTTTCTCATTTACCACGCTATTTAAAAGCGCTGATGATTCGTATTGAAAAATATGCTTCAAGAGTGGACAAAGATGCATTATTACAAAAAGACATTGACCGCATTCATCAATTGCTCGATGCGAGATTAAAGCCTTATACCTCTAAAAAAATGACGCCACCTAAAGCCTTGAAAGATTTTCAATGGCAAATTGAAGAGCTTCACGTGTCATTATTTGCGCAGGATTTAAAAACGGCATACCCTGTGTCCCTTAAACGATTAGAAAAAGCATTGGACGATATTCCTTATTACGCATGA
- a CDS encoding polyamine aminopropyltransferase: MRDLFKKIFFEEVTDDDISIDVSESEGIRSLHFASHAIQSSMRLKKPFHLELTYTRAMMMFLLFHPRPKKILLIGLGGASIPKFIHRFLPDMKSTVVEIHRKVISVAHQMFHLPPNDKSLKVIHGDGIPYMKEHPQSTDILMIDAFDPEGIPRNFRSLSFFDVCKSTLRAHGIFVMNIWASDPHYDLYIDRMRRVFDDLILVIPTGKPGNQIVLGFHDLPRELDVKTLRVKAKSLEKTYGLEFLAFFNQLMLHNHQPSHTLQFDR, from the coding sequence ATGAGAGATTTATTTAAAAAAATATTCTTTGAAGAAGTGACGGATGATGACATCAGTATTGATGTCAGTGAATCTGAAGGTATTCGCTCACTTCACTTTGCATCTCACGCGATTCAAAGTTCGATGCGCTTAAAAAAACCTTTTCATTTAGAGCTCACTTATACAAGGGCCATGATGATGTTTTTACTTTTCCATCCTCGTCCAAAGAAGATTTTATTAATTGGTTTAGGTGGGGCATCGATCCCTAAATTTATTCATCGTTTTTTACCTGACATGAAATCGACTGTGGTGGAGATTCATAGAAAAGTGATCAGTGTCGCGCATCAAATGTTTCATCTGCCACCTAATGATAAGTCACTCAAAGTGATTCATGGCGACGGGATTCCTTATATGAAAGAGCATCCGCAGTCGACAGATATATTGATGATTGACGCTTTTGATCCTGAAGGTATCCCTAGAAACTTTAGAAGCCTTTCATTTTTTGATGTATGTAAATCAACCTTGCGAGCCCACGGTATCTTCGTGATGAATATATGGGCGAGTGATCCCCATTATGATCTTTACATTGACCGCATGCGTCGTGTCTTTGATGATCTTATCTTAGTCATTCCCACAGGCAAACCGGGTAACCAAATCGTATTAGGATTTCATGATTTACCGCGTGAACTCGATGTGAAGACTTTAAGAGTAAAAGCGAAATCACTTGAGAAAACATACGGACTTGAATTTTTGGCATTCTTTAATCAGCTTATGCTTCATAATCATCAGCCATCGCATACGCTTCAATTTGATCGTTAA